Genomic DNA from Paenibacillus sp. MBLB1832:
GATGAGAAGACCACATGAAATCGCATTGTCCCATCATCTAGGATTATTTAACGACGCTTTCGGTTCACACGAATCAACAATTGATGGATTCCTAAAATGGTACACGGATGGCTATAAGTCTTGGCTTACGCAAAACGATCAGCCAGCAATGCCTTACTTCTGGAAATCAGCACCGAGCGGCGGGGAATTTCGACCTGATGTTACATATTTGAATGATTCGAACATGGAAGAGACTCTACTTCAATCGAAACTGACGCATGTAAGTTGGCTTGGCCCTAGTGCACCTTCTCAAGAACCATATGGCGGTCGGCTTCAACCGAATATTGACCGATTTTTGAAAACAATCGGATATCGTTTTGTCATTGCCAAAGAGTCTCACGAGAAGAAAGTTCGCACTGGAAACTCACTTCATGTCAAACTAAATATTATCAATAGAGGTGTAGCACCGTTTTATTTTGCCTGGCCATTGGAGCTTTCGTTGTCAAATGAGCAGGGAATCATCGTCTCCCGCATACAAACAAATTTGGACATACGAGAATGGCTCCCGGGAGCACAAGAGGTATCTCACGTATTACCTATTCCTGCGAACCTTGCCCATGGCATTTACATAGTTAACGCCGCGATACTCAACCCAGAAACCAATAAACCAGAAGTGGACTTTGCAATCGATGGTAGAAGCAGCGACGGTCATTATTCACTTGGAACGGTTGAGATATTGCGTAAATAAAACGCTAAACAGGCCCATGCTTTTACCATGGGCCTGCCTTACATTGTTATGTTTCCATTCCTACAAAATCGGCGACACCAACTTCGAAATCGACTCCAGGAACCGCACGCGCAGCGACCGCTTCTCATACTCCTCAAGCGTCAACTCCATACACCCTTCCATGTCCGCCCAGAAGGTGTTCTCCAGCTTCTTCGCCGTTTCCTCATGAAAGATGAGCGCATTCGTCTCAAAATTCAACCGTAAACTGCGAATATCCAAATTCGCCGTGCCCACCGACGCTACCTGACCGTCGACAATAATGGTTTTGGCATGGAGGAAACCGAAATCATACAGGTAGCATTTCACGCCAGCGCGAAGCAGCTCCCCAACGTAGTATAACGACGCCCAATGGACGAATAAATGATCGGCCTTCTCCGGAATCATGATGCGCACATCGATCCCTGAGAGCGCCGCAATGCGTAGTGCATTTAACATACTCTCTTCTGGGATAAAATAAGGCGTTTGAAGCAAAATTCGGCGTTCAGCCAAATGAATCAGCTTCAGAAACGTATACACGAAATGAGGCCACGACTCATTCGGGCCGCTCGCCACGATTTGCATCGGCACACGAGTTGAGCCCGCAGCTGACTCCGAAAGTGTCGGAAAATAATGCAAATGCCGCTCCTTCTCCAGCTCAATCGCTGTCATCGACGCCAGGTTCCAGTCAAGGATAAACCTGGATTGTAGCGCTCTTACAACCGTGCCTGAAAGTCGAAGATGCGTATCCCTCCAATAACCTAACTTCGGGTTCAAGCCCAAATATTCATTCCCAATATTAAAACCGCCCAGATAGCCAAGCTCTCCATCAATTACCACGAGCTTGCGATGGTTACGATAATTCACGCGATAATTCAGAAAAGGAATGCGTGACGGGAAGAATGCAGCCTTTTGTCCGCCTGCCTTCACAAACTCCCTAAAAAACGAGTCCTTCAACGTTCGCGAACCGATGTCATCGTAGAGGAAGCGCACCACGACACCTTCAGCCGCTTTACGTGTAAGCACCTCCATGATTCGTTTGCCTAGGGAATCATTCTTCACGATATAATATTGCATATGAATATGATGTTTGGCGGCCTCGATCTTACCGATAAGATCATTGAACTTCTCGACCCCATCTGTGAAAATCGTCACCTCATTATCCTGCGTCAGCAAGGCATCATTCGTAGCCACATTCAGATAAATCAAATAGCGATAGTCGCTCACCATCGGATCCTGATAAGGAAACGTGCCGTCCATCAACTGCTGACGCTGTTCCGCAGTGATCGATTGAACGCGCTCCAGCATCCGTTTATTCCATTTATACAGCTTTCTTCGACTCAAATTTTGACCTAACATCACATAGAGAACAAATCCCAGAATCGGAATAAATAACAAAACCATCAGCCAAGACCAGGTTGCGGCAACATTGCGCTTTTCCAAGAACACAACCGTCAAAGCCAACAAAATATTAACAACAAACACCAGGGTCAACATATGTGAGAGCCAATCTATCCCAGCCACCCAAGCACCACTCCACATCTAGCTCAATCTGCTATGCTTATTATACCTGAAATTCCAAGAATACGAAAAAAGACCCCCAATTCCACCGAATTAAGGGTCCATTTCGTTCGTCTAGGACGTCATTTTACGATAAAGTGCGATATAGTCCTGCGCGGATTTGCGCCAGCTGAAATCGCCTTTCTTCATATTGTGCAACAGCTTCATCCAACTTTCACGGTCATTCTTGTAAAAGAACACCGCGCGCCGTATGCTGTGCAGCATATCATGAGCGTTATAATTCGTGAAGGAGAAGCCAGTGCCTTCTCCTGTAAATTCATTGTACGGCTGCACAGTATCCTTCAGCCCGCCCGTCTCTCTGACGATCGGCACCGAGCGATAGCGCAGCGCAATCAACTGACCAATCCCGCAGGGCTCGAACTGCGATGGCATCAAGAACAGATCGGACGCCGCATAGAATTGATGTGCCAGCGCCTCATCGAAGTAAATCTGTGCAGATACTTTCGTCGGATGCAGCGCAGCAGCATTCCGAAACATTTGCTCATATGCAGCATCGCCAGTCCCTAGCACGACTAATTGGATGTTCAGCGAAATAATTTCCGACAGAACATGCTGGATCAAGTCTAGACCCTTCTGTTGAACAAGTCGCGTCACAAGGACGATCATCGGAATTTCGGCATCTACTTTCAAGCCAAGCCGCTCTTGCAAAGCCAACTTATTCTGGGTCTTCTTGGACAGCGAATCACGATAGTTGACCACAAGATGCGGGTCCGTCATCGGATCGAACATCTCATAATCAATGCCGTTCACGATCCCCGTTAGCTGATCCTTGCGATGTCTCAGTAAACTATCCAGGAACTCCCCGTAATACGGCGTCTGGATTTCCTCTGCATACGTCTGGCTCACAGTCGTGAGCTGATCAGAATACAGTAGTCCCCCCTTCAAGAAGCTTGCACCGCCATGCAGCTCCAACGCCGTCCCCGAGAAATGATCATCCGAAAGGCCGAACAAATCACGGAATACTTCTTGACTGAATACACCTTGATATTTCAAATTATGAACCGTCATCATCGTCTTGATGTCATGGAAGAATGGAAGATGTTGATAATGCGCTTTGAGCAGAACTGGAATCATCCCTACTTGCCAATCGTGACAATGAATGACATCTGGCTGGAAGTCGATGAGCGGCAAAGCTTCAATCACACCGCGACAGTAAAAACCGAAGCGCTCCGCTTCATCCCCGTAACCGTAAATCCCAGGACGTTTATAATAATATTCATTATCCACGAAGTAAAAGGTAACTCCATCTTGCACGAGCATCTCGATGCCCAAGTATTGCTTCCGCCAACCTAACCGAACTTCGAATGAAGTCACATGCGTCATAGCCTCGCGATACTTAGCTGGAATATCCCCATATTTCGGAAGAATGACCCGAACATCCAAGTCTTGACGTATCAATTCCTTCGGCAAGGAACCGATCACATCCGCTAATCCGCCTGTCTTAATAAAAGGCACGGCTTCTGAAGCCGCGAACAATATTTTCATCGTGCCACTCCTCCGTCTTCCATGAAACGAATTCTCTCTTTCACTTAGATCACTTTGGTTTTCGCAGCAATGAACGGCGCTTTGTTGTCGCCCGTTAACACGCGGCCGCGGCTGATGAAGACATCCTTATCCAGGATTGAATTCTCGATAATAACATTCTCTTCAATTTCACAGTTTTGCAAAATGATACTGTTTTTGACGTAGGCGCCTTTACGGATCTTCACACCGCGGAACAAAATGCTATTCTCCACTTTGCCTTCAATTTGGCAGCCGTTCGCAATAAGCGAATTTTTCGCGGCAGCGGATTCCAAATATTTCGCAGGGGGCTCATCTTTAACCTTCGTATAGACAAGGTTATTCTTCTGAAAGAACAGCTCCCGCCAGATCGCAGGATTCAGCAATTGCATGCTGTGTTTGTAATAACCTTGGATCGAATTCACGATACCCAAATGTCCTTCAAACTTGTAGCCATATACGCTCAGTTTATCTATATTTTTCATAATACCGTCACGCACGAGATGATCGTAGCCCTGCGCAAGACAGGACTCCACCATATCAAGCAGCAACGCTTTACTCATAATGTACATCTCCATGGAGATGTTATTCGTACGTAAACGGCCTGTGTGATCCTCCATCAACGTTACTTGACCAGAGTCTTTCACAGCCAATCGGCGATATTTCCCATGAACTTCTTCATCTGTTTGTTTATAAATAACCGTAATATCCGCTTGCATATCCTCGTGATAACGCACAACATCGCGCAAATCGAGATTGCACACCATATGGCTGCGTGAAATGATAACGAACTCTTCCTTGCCGCGGTAGAAATAGTCACGATGGCTATAGAATTGATACAAATCGCCGCGGGAAATGCCTGTCGGCTCATCTAGCACTGACGGCAAAACGAACAATCCGCCTCGTTTACGGTCTAGATCCCACTCTTTTCCAGAACCAAGATGATCCATCAAGGAACGATATTTGTGCTGTGTGAACACCGCTACGTTATCAATACCCGAATTCACCATGTTGGACAACGTAAAATCAATCAATCGATATCGACCGCCAAATGGCACAGACGCTGGGCAACGGAAATAGGTCAGTTCCTCCAAATCATCCGGTTCATTGACTAAATTAATGACTCCCATCACGTGTTTCATCTGACATCATCCCTTCTGATTAGCGTAGCCTGTAACCCGTTCGTTCCCGCCGATTAGTACAATTTCTCCACTGCCATCTACAACTGCACCGTCTTCGACAACGGTATTTTCTCCGATAATCGCTTTAATGATCGTGACATTATTTCCAATTTTGGCGTTCGGCATAATAACCGAATCCTTAATGAGCGAGCCCTCGCCAACCTGAACACCGAAGAAGAGAACCGAGTGATCGACATCACCGAAAATGGCGCACCCTTCATTTACCAAAGATCGTTTAACATTAGCCGAAGGCGCAACATACTGAGCTGGCTGGTACGGATTCTGTGAATATACACGCCAGTCTTTATCATTTAAATTAAGCTCATTATTCTCATCTAATAGATCCATATTCGCTTCCCACAGGCTGTCGATCGTACCGACATCTTTCCAATAGCCTTGGAACGGATACGCGAACATTCTCGCTTCATCCTTCAGCATCATCGGGATAATATCTTTCCCGAAATCTTTACTAGATTCAGGGTTCGCCTCATCTTCTACCAAATAGGATTTCAACACTTTCCAGTTAAAAATGTAAATGCCCATCGAAGCCAAATTGCTGTTCGCTTCTTTCGGCTTTTCAGCAAACTCGGTAATTTCTTGCTGATCGTTCACACTCATGATGCCGAAACGGCTCGTTTCTTCCCATTTCACTTCAATGACCGCGATAGTCGCGTCTGCTTTCTTCTCTTTGTGATAAGAGAGCATGAGATCGTAATCCATTTTATAAATATGGTCACCCGATATGACCAACACATATTCAGGATCGTATTGCTCGATAAAGCCAATATTGCGATAGATCGCATTCGCTGTACCTTTGTACCAATCGCCGCCTTTTTGCTCCATGAACGGTGGCAGCACCGTTACTCCGCCGTATTTGCGGTCAAGATCCCAAGAGCTTCCAATTCCGATGTAACTGTTTAATACGAGTGGTTGATACTGCGTTAGCACGCCGACGGTATCAATCCCTGAATTCGTACAATTGCTGAGAGTAAAATCAATGATGCGGTATTTGCCGCCGAAATGTACAGCTGGCTTAGCCAAATTGTTCGTCAGTACGCCTAATCTTCGCCCTTCTCCTCCAGCGAGGAGCATAGCAACACATTCTTTACTGCGCATATTTGATTTCCCCCTTCAACTTCGTTATTCTCTGCTTGGAATTCACTCACACACTTGATATAGACAGCCGCAAGCGGCGGAATACATAGAGCTAGACTATAGGCTTGACCGTGCATCGGGCTTATCACACTCGTAATCGGAAGTGAATTGCCTTGCCCTGATCCGCCAAATTCTTGGTTATCGCTGTTAAACACAATTTCATATACGCCGTGCTTAGGAACACCAATGCGGTAATCCGGATGAACGACCGGTGTGAAGTTACACACGAGAATGAGCTCATCTTCTGGTGACTCGCCTTTGCGCAGGAACGTGACAACGCTTTGCGTCTCATCATGCGGGTTAATCCAGGAAAAGCCATCTGGACTGTGGTCCAACTGCCAAAGTGCTGGCTCCTTCAGATAAAACTGATTGAGTGCTTTTACATAACGATGCATTTGTTCATGCTTCTCATACCCATCCAATAAGAACCAATCCACTTCTTCAAGGTCTTTCCATTCGTCGAATTGACCGAATTCACTTCCCATGAAGAGCAGCTTCTTCCCTGGATGGCCGGACATATATCCATATAATACGCGAAGGTTAGCAAATTTCTGCCAATAGTCACCTGGCATTTTATTCAACAAGGAGCGCTTGCCATGTACCACTTCATCATGAGAGAGCGGTAAGACATAATTCTCACTCCAAGCATACATGAACGAGAACGTAATGAGCTTGTGGTGATACCTGCGGTGGATGGGATCCATCTTCATGTATTTCAACATATCGTTCATCCAGCCCATATTCCACTTGTAGTTAAAGCCAAGACCGCCTTCATGCACAGGAGCAGTGACTAACGGCCAGTCTGTGGAATCTTCCGCCATCATTAACGCATGAGGGAAATACTCAAATATGACCTTATTCAATTTGCGGATGAAATCAATCGCTTCCAGATTCTCGTCCCCGCCGTACTTGTTCTTGATCGGGGCTTCATCCCATCTGCCGAAATTAAGGTGCAGCATCGAAGCAACCGCATCGACCCGAATGCCATCCATATGATACATATCCATCCAAAATACGGCATTTGAGATTAAAAAGCTCTGCACTTCTGGCCGACCAAAGTCAAAAGTGAGCGTTCCCCACTCCAGCTTCTCAGCTTTTCGTGGATCCTCATATTCATAAAGCGGTTTGCCGTCAAACATGCGCAGTCCATGACTGTCTTTACAGAAATGGCCCGGAACCCAGTCCATAATGACTCCGATCCCTTTCTGGTGACACGTATCGACGAAGCGCATGAAATCTTTGGGTTCACCATGGCGGCTAGTAACCGAATAGTAGCCTGTGGCTTGATAGCCCCAAGAGCGATCGAACGGGTGCTCCGCCAGCGGCATGACCTCGATATGGGTGTAGCCCATTTCAACAGCGTAATCGACTAACTCCGTGGTTAATTGTTCGTAGGTGTACATTTCCTCGCTATTCCTATCTTTTTTACGCCAAGTGCCCATATGCACTTCATAGATTGACAGCGGTTTGTTGTACGAAGACGCTTCCTGTTTCTTCTGCTGCCACGCCTCGTCTTGCCAGGCATAGCCATCCAAATCAACAACTCGCGATGCGGTGCCAGGCCGCAACTCGGAGTAGAACGCGTAGGGATCGGCTTTTAACAATATTTGTCCCGATTGGCTCTGAATTTCGAACTTGTAATAGTCGCCTTCTCTAGCAACGGGTATGAACACCATCCAGAGTCCAAGCGTACTAACCTTGTTCATCGGATGCTCGCCAGACTGCCACTCATTAAAGTCACCAAGCACATGCACATTGCGTGCATGCGGTGCCCAAACGGCAAAACGAACACCCTCTTGTTCCTTCACTTTGCTAACATGTGCCCCTAAGATACGATAACTGTGGAAAAGGGAACCTTCATGAAGCAGAAACAAATCCTCTGAGCTGGGTATTCCAATGTTTGCTCCCACTCTATCCCCCCCTATTTCGACATGTCTTTTCATCTGAGCTGCTTGTTGCAAGATGTCTATACTTGTACAAATACAACAAACAGGTAATGAATTCCTTCAATTCCATAAGAAGAAATAAAGGAAATGTATAAACCTTCGGTGAATTATTGGGAGAACAACACACGAAAGGTGGATCAATCATAATGAAAGACAAAGTTAAAGGACTTATCGTAGGTTTAACCATTGGTTCTGTGCTAAGCGGAACTGCAGCTCTAGCAGCAGGCAATCAAATTGAAGTCGCATTCCGAAATTTGACGTATATGTTTGATGGTGTCGAAAAGGTGCCGACAGAAGGCAAAGGATTTATTTACGAAGGTACGACGTATGTGCCGCTGCGGTTTATGAACGAATCGCTAGGAAAGAAAGTAACTTGGGATGAAGCAACCAGCACGATTTGGGTCGGCAATAACCCGAACGCTGTCGTAGCAACTTACAAAGGCGGGACAGTAACGAAAGGCGAGTTTGATGCTTTCTTTAACTTAAAAGCTCTCTTCAACAGTGGACATGCGACTTCGAAAGATAACGCTGAGTATCAAACGACTATCCTGAAAGAATTGATCACGAATCGCATTCTGTACAGCCGCGCTACCGAGGCTGATATTGAAGCTGCGAAAAAGAGTGCCGCTGCTCAGGTTGCTGCTTGGAAACAGCAAATGGGTGAAGATAAATTTAAGACGGATTTGAAAAATGTCAATTCCTCCGAAGCCGCGATTCAATACTATCTGGTCGGCAGCATGACGGCTAACAATGCTGTGAAGTCCAGCATTACCGATGCTCAGTTGAAGGCGCAATATGATGCGACGCTGGCTGCAAATAAAGATGCCTACACGATTGCTTCCGTACGTCATATTTTGATCGGCTTAAACGATCAAGAGGGCAAAACTCTTCGTACGAAGGAAGAAGCACTTACGCTTGCGAAGGATGTTCAGCAGAAGTTGAAAAATGGTGGAGATTTCACCGCACTCGCCAAACAATATTCCGATGATCCAGGCTCCAAAGATAACGGCGGCCTTTATGCAGACGCGGAGGTCAGCCAATGGGTGACAGGCTTTAAAAACGCAGCCATTTCCCAAACCGTTGGTGTGATCGGCGATCCCGTTGAAACGGAATACGGCTACCATGTCATCAAAGTGGAATCCCGTTCCGTTAAATCCTTTGATTCCGTGAAAGATTCCTTACGCCAAGGCTTAGAGCAAAGTACTTACACACAATTTACGGAAAAGGAACTGCCAGGATTAATTGAAAAGATCGATTTAAGTCAATAAAGTCGACTTTTTGAAGAACCTTTATAAATGGTGTACAATTAGTGTTTATTAGTTAAGTCTATTAGTTGAAGGATGGATTACAGCATGTTTTATGCAAAAGATTGGGTCGATTATGAGCTTCTCGATACAGGAGGCGGCGAAAAGTTGGAGCGCTGGGGCACGATCGTGCTTCGCAGACCTGACCCGCAAATCATTTGGCCCTTAGCAAAAGAAACGCCAGCTTGGAAACAAGCCGACGCGCATTATCACCGGAGCTCCAGCGGCGGCGGGCAGTGGCAGAATCACGCCGAGCTCCCTGAGCGCTGGACGATCACGTATGATCAGAAGCTGACTTTCTATATCAAACCAACCAGCTTCAAGCATACAGGTCTTTTCCCCGAGCAAGCCGTCAACTGGAAATGGATGATGGACAAAATCAAGGGCGCAGGCCGCCCGATTAAAGTTCTGAACCTTTTCGCGTATACAGGCGGCGCTTCTCTCGCTTGTGCCTATGCAGGCGCTGAAGTATGTCATGTCGACGCTTCCAAAGGGGTTGTCCAATGGGCAAAGGAAAACTTGCATCTAAGCGGCATGGGTTCCAGACCTGTCCGTTTCATTACGGATGACGTGTTCAAATTCGTACAACGCGAACAACGCCGCGGCAGCAAATACGATGCCATCATTATGGATCCACCATCCTACGGTCGCGGACCTAACGGGGAAACGTGGAAATTGGAGGATGATCTATATCCGTTCATCCAAACCTGCATGTCCATTCTGACGGACAATCCCTTGTTCTTGTTGATCAATTCCTACACAACAGGGATTTCGGCAACTGTGCTGCACAATATTTTGAGCATGGCGATGAAAGAGAAGCATGGCGGTACGATCTCCAGCGGTGAAATCGGCCTGCCCATTACCCATTCCGGCCTCATGCTCCCTTGCGGGATTCTAGGACGCTGGGAGGCGTAGGCAGTGGCAGTATCGAAAGATGCGCATGGCGCTTCGCAAATTCCCGTTCTGTTCGAAGACAACCACATTCTCGTGGTTGAGAAGCCCGTCAACATGCCAACGCAGGAGGATGACTCCCACGACTGGGATCTGCTGAATGCTTTGAAGGCAGATCTGAAGGAGCGCTACAACAAGCCCGGTAATGTGTACCTCGGGCTTGTGCATCGCTTGGATCGTCCCGTTGGCGGCGTCATGGTGTTCGCCAAAACGTCAAAAGCCGCGTCCCGATTATCGGACGCGGTCAGAACCCGCCAGCTCGACAAGACGTACGTCGCTGTCGTGCACGGCAAACCCGCACAGTCAGCGGCGACACTGCGCCACTGGCTGTGGAAAGATACGCGGACGAATACCGTCAGCGTCGTAAAGGCAGGCCAGCATGACGCCAAAGAGGCGGTGCTGGACTACAAGCTGCTCGGCAGCCATGACGGGCTCAGCTTGATTCAGATCAAGCTGCACACCGGGCGGCCGCATCAGATCCGCGTGCAGCTGGCTGCCATCGGCTGCACACTGTATGGCGACCAGCGCTATGGCAGCGCGGTCAATAAACCCGGCCAGCAGCTCGCGCTCTGGGCGACAGCGCTTTCGTTTGAGCATCCCGTGCTCAAGGAAGGAATGCATTTCCGATCGCTGCCTCCTGTGCAGCGGCCGTGGAGCGATTTTAACATACCTGAGCTATAGGAATGGGTATTCGTAAGTGTTGCTTAGTTCGCAACCTTGCCCAATAAATAAATCAGCAATTTCTGATTATGAGCGGAAACGCGATTGAGGTACGTATCCAGCAGTTGTTCACGGATGCCGCGACCTCTCTCGCATTCCGCTTTTCCTTTGTCTGTGACATGGATCCAGACGATGCGTCGATCCTTCTCATCGCGCACACGTTCGATTAACTCCGCTTTCTCCATCCGGTCTAATAAGGTTGTCACGGCAGCAGGCGTCGTGGATAAATATTCGATCAAATCCGAAGGCTTCATTCGATCATGAATCAAGAGCAGTTCTAATACGTTCAGCTGTCCTTCTGTGATCGTAGGGGCTAAGCCTACCTCCATCTGATTTTTCAATTCCTTCGATAATTTTAGCCATAGCTTTCCGAACTCATCGGAATACATCCTCATCAACTCGCTTCCATGTGCCTATTTACAGCAAGTATAGCACGCTTGTACACACGTTTAAAGGTTAATGTCGTTAATATTTTCTTACAAAAAATGCAAGTCAGAAGGACATGCTGTAGCTTAGTGACATCTCTTGTCGAGTCTTCCACGCCTTTGTCCATCTCTGCCGTAGCTCCCACTTCATTCGACTTTTTTTAACAAACTGCCCAGCAGCGTCATATACTGCTTGAAGGGGTAAGACCGCAACGTACGAACAAGGAGTGATCAATGTGGAAGAATGGAAAGTGGCACTTGGCCGCAAAGCGTTGGAAACCGGCATGTTGAAAGACCCACAGTGGCTGGATCGATTAGACGAACCAATGCCTCTGTGGGTCTTATTGGAATTAGCATTTACACTGATCGAGAAGCTGGATCCTCCAACGATTAGTTATGATTGAGGAAATCGCAAAATTTCCAGGATGGTATCTGTTTTTCCGACTGGGATCAGCGGCTTGCCTTGCGCCTTACGATCCTCTAACGGAGCAGCCTCCGTGGAGAAACGCAGCTTCTCGCCTGTACTCATAACAGCGGTAATCAGATAATCCATTTTCACAATAAAAGTTCGAATTAACGCGGAACCGTTAGGCCTCACACGCTTGCCTTCTTTGAACTCGAACGTAATAATCCCCTTGCCGCCGCGACCTTGAATTGGATAGTCGACGACGAGCGATCGCTTCGCATACCCGAGGTCCGAAATAACCAG
This window encodes:
- a CDS encoding DUF4832 domain-containing protein translates to MNARRLRLFSPIVLVLASIIVIGYRNLMATEVVDRVSYFPAETDQVLNNPYMGFVIDARNKEAKQPFRLAYANLTWADLEPEKGKYAFDAVERKFQFAFWKTKGVSLILRVVLDYPTEVEHLDIPNWLYEETSKKGVSYNLAYGKGFSPDYNNPRLIENHERLIQALGERYNNDPQVAFIELGSIGHWGEWHTMDEGSQRIEFPKEDVTDNYVNHYLRYFDRKLLLMRRPHEIALSHHLGLFNDAFGSHESTIDGFLKWYTDGYKSWLTQNDQPAMPYFWKSAPSGGEFRPDVTYLNDSNMEETLLQSKLTHVSWLGPSAPSQEPYGGRLQPNIDRFLKTIGYRFVIAKESHEKKVRTGNSLHVKLNIINRGVAPFYFAWPLELSLSNEQGIIVSRIQTNLDIREWLPGAQEVSHVLPIPANLAHGIYIVNAAILNPETNKPEVDFAIDGRSSDGHYSLGTVEILRK
- the cls gene encoding cardiolipin synthase, translating into MAGIDWLSHMLTLVFVVNILLALTVVFLEKRNVAATWSWLMVLLFIPILGFVLYVMLGQNLSRRKLYKWNKRMLERVQSITAEQRQQLMDGTFPYQDPMVSDYRYLIYLNVATNDALLTQDNEVTIFTDGVEKFNDLIGKIEAAKHHIHMQYYIVKNDSLGKRIMEVLTRKAAEGVVVRFLYDDIGSRTLKDSFFREFVKAGGQKAAFFPSRIPFLNYRVNYRNHRKLVVIDGELGYLGGFNIGNEYLGLNPKLGYWRDTHLRLSGTVVRALQSRFILDWNLASMTAIELEKERHLHYFPTLSESAAGSTRVPMQIVASGPNESWPHFVYTFLKLIHLAERRILLQTPYFIPEESMLNALRIAALSGIDVRIMIPEKADHLFVHWASLYYVGELLRAGVKCYLYDFGFLHAKTIIVDGQVASVGTANLDIRSLRLNFETNALIFHEETAKKLENTFWADMEGCMELTLEEYEKRSLRVRFLESISKLVSPIL
- the glgA gene encoding glycogen synthase GlgA; the encoded protein is MKILFAASEAVPFIKTGGLADVIGSLPKELIRQDLDVRVILPKYGDIPAKYREAMTHVTSFEVRLGWRKQYLGIEMLVQDGVTFYFVDNEYYYKRPGIYGYGDEAERFGFYCRGVIEALPLIDFQPDVIHCHDWQVGMIPVLLKAHYQHLPFFHDIKTMMTVHNLKYQGVFSQEVFRDLFGLSDDHFSGTALELHGGASFLKGGLLYSDQLTTVSQTYAEEIQTPYYGEFLDSLLRHRKDQLTGIVNGIDYEMFDPMTDPHLVVNYRDSLSKKTQNKLALQERLGLKVDAEIPMIVLVTRLVQQKGLDLIQHVLSEIISLNIQLVVLGTGDAAYEQMFRNAAALHPTKVSAQIYFDEALAHQFYAASDLFLMPSQFEPCGIGQLIALRYRSVPIVRETGGLKDTVQPYNEFTGEGTGFSFTNYNAHDMLHSIRRAVFFYKNDRESWMKLLHNMKKGDFSWRKSAQDYIALYRKMTS
- the glgD gene encoding glucose-1-phosphate adenylyltransferase subunit GlgD — protein: MKHVMGVINLVNEPDDLEELTYFRCPASVPFGGRYRLIDFTLSNMVNSGIDNVAVFTQHKYRSLMDHLGSGKEWDLDRKRGGLFVLPSVLDEPTGISRGDLYQFYSHRDYFYRGKEEFVIISRSHMVCNLDLRDVVRYHEDMQADITVIYKQTDEEVHGKYRRLAVKDSGQVTLMEDHTGRLRTNNISMEMYIMSKALLLDMVESCLAQGYDHLVRDGIMKNIDKLSVYGYKFEGHLGIVNSIQGYYKHSMQLLNPAIWRELFFQKNNLVYTKVKDEPPAKYLESAAAKNSLIANGCQIEGKVENSILFRGVKIRKGAYVKNSIILQNCEIEENVIIENSILDKDVFISRGRVLTGDNKAPFIAAKTKVI
- a CDS encoding glucose-1-phosphate adenylyltransferase, which translates into the protein MRSKECVAMLLAGGEGRRLGVLTNNLAKPAVHFGGKYRIIDFTLSNCTNSGIDTVGVLTQYQPLVLNSYIGIGSSWDLDRKYGGVTVLPPFMEQKGGDWYKGTANAIYRNIGFIEQYDPEYVLVISGDHIYKMDYDLMLSYHKEKKADATIAVIEVKWEETSRFGIMSVNDQQEITEFAEKPKEANSNLASMGIYIFNWKVLKSYLVEDEANPESSKDFGKDIIPMMLKDEARMFAYPFQGYWKDVGTIDSLWEANMDLLDENNELNLNDKDWRVYSQNPYQPAQYVAPSANVKRSLVNEGCAIFGDVDHSVLFFGVQVGEGSLIKDSVIMPNAKIGNNVTIIKAIIGENTVVEDGAVVDGSGEIVLIGGNERVTGYANQKG
- the glgB gene encoding 1,4-alpha-glucan branching protein GlgB, with the translated sequence MGANIGIPSSEDLFLLHEGSLFHSYRILGAHVSKVKEQEGVRFAVWAPHARNVHVLGDFNEWQSGEHPMNKVSTLGLWMVFIPVAREGDYYKFEIQSQSGQILLKADPYAFYSELRPGTASRVVDLDGYAWQDEAWQQKKQEASSYNKPLSIYEVHMGTWRKKDRNSEEMYTYEQLTTELVDYAVEMGYTHIEVMPLAEHPFDRSWGYQATGYYSVTSRHGEPKDFMRFVDTCHQKGIGVIMDWVPGHFCKDSHGLRMFDGKPLYEYEDPRKAEKLEWGTLTFDFGRPEVQSFLISNAVFWMDMYHMDGIRVDAVASMLHLNFGRWDEAPIKNKYGGDENLEAIDFIRKLNKVIFEYFPHALMMAEDSTDWPLVTAPVHEGGLGFNYKWNMGWMNDMLKYMKMDPIHRRYHHKLITFSFMYAWSENYVLPLSHDEVVHGKRSLLNKMPGDYWQKFANLRVLYGYMSGHPGKKLLFMGSEFGQFDEWKDLEEVDWFLLDGYEKHEQMHRYVKALNQFYLKEPALWQLDHSPDGFSWINPHDETQSVVTFLRKGESPEDELILVCNFTPVVHPDYRIGVPKHGVYEIVFNSDNQEFGGSGQGNSLPITSVISPMHGQAYSLALCIPPLAAVYIKCVSEFQAENNEVEGGNQICAVKNVLLCSSLEEKGED
- a CDS encoding peptidylprolyl isomerase, whose product is MKDKVKGLIVGLTIGSVLSGTAALAAGNQIEVAFRNLTYMFDGVEKVPTEGKGFIYEGTTYVPLRFMNESLGKKVTWDEATSTIWVGNNPNAVVATYKGGTVTKGEFDAFFNLKALFNSGHATSKDNAEYQTTILKELITNRILYSRATEADIEAAKKSAAAQVAAWKQQMGEDKFKTDLKNVNSSEAAIQYYLVGSMTANNAVKSSITDAQLKAQYDATLAANKDAYTIASVRHILIGLNDQEGKTLRTKEEALTLAKDVQQKLKNGGDFTALAKQYSDDPGSKDNGGLYADAEVSQWVTGFKNAAISQTVGVIGDPVETEYGYHVIKVESRSVKSFDSVKDSLRQGLEQSTYTQFTEKELPGLIEKIDLSQ